From Bacteroidales bacterium, one genomic window encodes:
- the mfd gene encoding transcription-repair coupling factor, whose protein sequence is MSEKEGTEVIFHNAEIAEKLAEYLSNEEQKRCLIKGLYGSSKGYVMSSSIARASLSNIQIVIEDDKEAAEYFCADLYNIHGESDVYFFPTSAAKLSKISTIKDSSQKVQRSSTISAINLYLENLQKGDVAKQNRIIIVTYPDAAKELILNKKSLKNSVLKIKKGDELPFDFIKETLMNANFERVDFVTEPGQFAVRGSIIDLFSFSDNVPYRLDFFGNNIESIKQFDINTQTSSKELTSIEIFPNIFEEQQIAEEGGESIFDYAEGNAVVWNDAFEDLSNLFSNCKCVSLNGTSLHENNNFQEEEIICKFSPQPSFNKNFNLLRDDIISRNKEGYKVFISCSEVVQAERLKTIFNNLEVSAEDKHPIFEVVPYSVHEGFISGELKICLYTDHQIFDRYQRVKINRSVERSERLTIEELNALHIGDYVVHIDHGVGIFGGLVKTVVGGKVQEAVKIMYKDGDVIFVSIHGLHRIAKYKSGDGTPPKIYRLGSSTWTTLKRKTKDKIKDIAKDLINLYAQRRQSKGFAFSGDNYMQQELEASFMYEDTPDQTTATQSVKQDMESDCPMDRLICGDVGFGKTEVAIRAAFKAVCDSKQVAILVPTTILALQHFQTFTDRLKKFPCNIDYISRLRTTKEINEILGKLQEGKIDIIIGTHRLLNKAVKFKDLGLLIIDEEQKFGVAAKERLRQLKMEVDTLTLTATPIPRTLQFSLLGARDLSIINTPPPNRLPVQTEIIDFSEDVIRDAINEEVERGGQVFFVHNRVEDIYAVQKMINKICPKVKTAVGHGQMEAKDLERIMLEFIRGDYDVLISTTIIENGIDIPNANTMIINQAQNFGLSDLHQLRGRVGRSNRRAFCYLIVPPLTSITEDARRRLKAIEAFSDLGSGFNIAMQDLDIRGAGNMLGGEQSGFIADMGFETYQRILNEAFAEINTEGIVQNRARELKLPGGGFLADCTVDTDLEAFIPDDYIPQTTEKIRLYKELDTISSEEEIKKFLDTLHDRFGEIPQQVMQLTYVVRIRRAAMRLGFERIVIKQKKMLLYFVNDQNSAYYKTETFAEILQWASRRHGCTVKDAAGKLWISVPEVNTIEQGYYIVNQILLSLHP, encoded by the coding sequence ATGTCAGAAAAAGAGGGGACAGAAGTTATTTTCCATAATGCGGAGATTGCAGAGAAGCTTGCTGAATATCTGAGCAATGAGGAGCAGAAAAGATGTTTAATAAAAGGGCTTTACGGGTCTTCCAAAGGGTATGTTATGTCCTCTTCTATAGCCCGCGCATCTTTGAGCAATATACAAATAGTGATTGAAGATGATAAAGAGGCAGCCGAATATTTTTGTGCCGATTTATATAACATTCACGGAGAGAGCGATGTCTATTTTTTCCCAACCTCTGCGGCCAAACTTTCAAAAATTAGTACAATCAAAGACTCTTCTCAAAAAGTACAGCGCAGTTCTACAATAAGCGCTATAAACTTATATCTGGAGAATCTGCAAAAAGGGGATGTGGCCAAACAAAACAGGATAATAATAGTAACTTATCCGGATGCGGCCAAAGAGCTGATTCTTAATAAAAAATCTCTTAAAAATTCTGTTCTGAAAATCAAAAAAGGAGATGAACTTCCTTTTGATTTTATTAAAGAGACATTAATGAATGCAAATTTTGAGAGGGTGGATTTTGTGACGGAGCCTGGACAATTTGCAGTAAGGGGAAGCATTATAGATTTATTCTCTTTTTCAGATAATGTTCCATACAGACTAGATTTTTTTGGCAATAATATAGAATCTATAAAGCAGTTTGATATTAATACCCAAACATCTTCTAAAGAGCTGACTTCCATAGAAATATTTCCTAATATTTTTGAGGAGCAGCAAATAGCGGAAGAGGGAGGAGAGAGCATTTTTGATTATGCGGAAGGTAATGCCGTAGTGTGGAATGATGCCTTTGAAGATTTGAGCAATTTGTTTTCTAATTGTAAATGTGTTTCCCTTAACGGAACATCCCTGCATGAAAATAATAATTTTCAAGAGGAAGAAATAATATGCAAATTCTCTCCGCAGCCAAGTTTTAATAAAAATTTTAATCTGCTGCGTGATGATATAATTTCCAGGAATAAAGAAGGTTACAAGGTTTTTATAAGCTGTTCTGAGGTGGTGCAGGCAGAAAGATTAAAAACTATTTTTAATAACCTGGAAGTTTCAGCAGAGGACAAACATCCCATTTTTGAAGTTGTCCCTTATTCTGTGCACGAAGGTTTTATATCCGGAGAATTAAAAATATGTCTTTATACAGATCACCAAATATTTGACAGATACCAGCGCGTAAAAATTAACAGAAGCGTAGAGCGCAGCGAACGTCTTACCATAGAGGAGTTAAATGCTTTGCATATAGGTGATTATGTCGTACACATAGATCATGGAGTCGGAATTTTCGGGGGATTGGTAAAGACTGTTGTTGGTGGAAAAGTGCAGGAGGCTGTGAAAATAATGTACAAAGACGGCGATGTTATATTTGTCTCCATACATGGTCTTCACAGAATTGCAAAATATAAATCGGGAGACGGCACTCCTCCTAAAATTTACAGACTTGGAAGCAGCACATGGACAACCCTTAAGAGAAAGACAAAAGATAAGATTAAGGATATTGCAAAGGATTTAATTAATCTTTACGCTCAAAGACGTCAGTCAAAGGGTTTTGCTTTTTCCGGAGACAACTATATGCAGCAAGAGCTTGAAGCCTCTTTCATGTATGAAGATACTCCAGATCAAACAACTGCTACACAGTCTGTTAAACAAGATATGGAAAGCGATTGTCCAATGGACAGACTTATCTGCGGAGATGTTGGTTTTGGAAAAACTGAGGTTGCAATTAGAGCTGCGTTTAAAGCGGTATGCGATAGCAAACAAGTTGCAATTCTTGTTCCCACTACAATATTGGCATTGCAGCATTTTCAAACTTTCACTGACCGTTTAAAGAAATTTCCATGCAATATAGACTATATCAGCAGATTACGTACGACAAAAGAGATAAATGAGATATTAGGGAAACTGCAAGAGGGCAAAATAGATATTATAATAGGAACGCATCGATTGCTAAACAAAGCTGTCAAATTTAAAGACCTTGGACTTTTAATAATTGATGAGGAGCAAAAATTTGGAGTCGCAGCAAAAGAGAGATTAAGACAACTTAAGATGGAAGTTGACACTCTGACGCTTACGGCTACTCCAATTCCAAGGACACTTCAATTTTCTCTATTGGGAGCAAGAGATTTATCTATCATAAACACCCCTCCTCCTAACCGGCTTCCTGTACAAACAGAGATTATTGATTTTAGCGAGGATGTTATCAGAGATGCTATAAATGAGGAGGTTGAAAGGGGAGGTCAGGTCTTCTTCGTCCATAATAGGGTTGAAGATATTTATGCAGTTCAAAAAATGATTAACAAAATTTGTCCAAAAGTTAAGACCGCCGTAGGTCATGGACAAATGGAGGCAAAAGATCTTGAGCGCATAATGCTGGAATTTATCAGGGGAGATTATGATGTGCTTATCTCTACAACCATTATAGAAAACGGCATAGATATTCCAAATGCTAATACGATGATTATCAACCAAGCACAAAATTTTGGCTTAAGCGATCTCCATCAACTTAGAGGACGTGTCGGAAGGTCCAACAGGCGGGCCTTTTGCTATTTGATAGTTCCTCCTTTAACATCAATTACTGAAGATGCGCGCAGAAGGCTAAAGGCTATTGAGGCTTTTTCTGACCTTGGGAGCGGCTTTAATATTGCCATGCAGGATTTGGATATTCGCGGCGCCGGCAATATGCTTGGCGGAGAGCAGAGCGGCTTTATTGCGGATATGGGGTTTGAAACTTATCAAAGAATTCTAAATGAGGCCTTTGCAGAAATTAATACGGAAGGAATTGTGCAGAATAGAGCAAGAGAATTGAAACTTCCCGGCGGAGGATTTTTGGCAGACTGCACCGTAGACACTGATTTGGAGGCATTTATACCGGACGATTATATTCCTCAGACAACAGAAAAAATAAGATTGTATAAAGAGCTGGATACTATTTCATCAGAAGAAGAGATAAAGAAATTCCTGGATACTCTTCACGATAGATTTGGAGAAATTCCGCAGCAAGTTATGCAGCTTACATATGTTGTAAGGATAAGAAGAGCGGCGATGAGATTAGGCTTTGAAAGAATAGTCATCAAGCAGAAAAAGATGTTGTTGTATTTTGTAAACGACCAAAATTCAGCCTATTACAAAACAGAAACTTTTGCCGAAATTTTACAGTGGGCAAGCCGCAGACATGGCTGTACCGTAAAAGATGCGGCGGGCAAATTGTGGATTAGCGTTCCGGAAGTTAATACTATTGAGCAAGGTTATTATATTGTAAATCAAATATTACTATCTTTGCACCCCTAA
- a CDS encoding type III pantothenate kinase: MVNTKNQKINPELSLLVDIGNTNCKVVFYRNGLIGKMLRSPRRDAVPFILSVIGKVMEKINVIVVSNVRTSNAPVKRALKSKCRKLVLLDYRTKLPLDLGYSFDARELGADRIASALAVAVMFKGQDCIKFDFGTALTVDFIDKKGRYLGGNISIGCRSRFRALNKFTGLLPFITPDPVFPPIGVTTTGAMSAGVVFGLIFEVEGYINRYPRHTIIFTGGDAFYFAGKMKNTIFAMQNMVLLGLAHIADYYAN, translated from the coding sequence ATGGTTAACACAAAAAATCAAAAAATAAATCCTGAGCTAAGTCTTCTTGTGGACATAGGTAACACAAATTGCAAGGTTGTTTTTTATAGAAACGGACTGATTGGTAAAATGTTAAGAAGTCCAAGAAGAGATGCTGTTCCATTTATTTTATCTGTGATTGGAAAGGTTATGGAGAAGATAAATGTTATTGTTGTAAGCAATGTAAGGACATCTAATGCCCCGGTAAAGAGGGCTTTAAAGTCTAAATGCCGCAAGCTGGTGTTGCTGGACTATCGCACAAAACTTCCTCTGGATTTGGGATATAGCTTTGATGCAAGGGAACTTGGGGCGGATAGAATTGCCTCCGCTCTTGCGGTTGCAGTAATGTTTAAAGGGCAGGATTGTATAAAATTTGATTTTGGAACAGCCTTGACGGTAGACTTTATTGATAAGAAGGGAAGGTACCTAGGAGGCAATATATCAATAGGTTGCAGAAGCAGATTTAGAGCATTGAATAAATTTACCGGACTACTTCCATTCATTACTCCGGACCCCGTTTTTCCTCCAATTGGGGTAACTACAACAGGGGCAATGAGCGCCGGCGTAGTTTTCGGTCTAATATTTGAAGTAGAGGGTTATATAAACAGGTATCCAAGACATACCATAATCTTTACAGGTGGTGACGCTTTTTATTTTGCGGGCAAAATGAAAAACACCATCTTTGCAATGCAGAATATGGTTTTACTTGGGTTGGCACATATAGCGGATTATTATGCGAATTAA
- a CDS encoding outer membrane protein transport protein, with amino-acid sequence MRIKTQLRGYILIIALLFGTQIVRAQRTDALGTYTPYSLYGIGDLEQQGNAISKAMGGISAGVRDSRYINYANVASITQRDTLSFLFDFGLKSNNIYNKDSKNHSAYNTFSINNFAFSAPIYHKSALVVGITPFSNIGYKFETTETNDALVAKYGDIKYRKYGDGSITQIFAGAAMNFFKDFSFGLKGIYYFGDLVNHSDIDFGSTGSLRTAETGWDYQTNGFAAEAGLQYFKKLKKDYTFTAGASYRFKSRLSGTTKRYAYVYDSSIADTVVSNKFTKHITVPAILTVGVSLRKGDKWMAGLDYQRQDWSNTSFSATPGVDFTPVTENVFKAGFEYIPNKYDIRYYMKRVTYRAGLHYENTYIKLNGKQINSYGMSLGVSFPVFRLNNSVNFTVDFGQRGSTKNNLVKENYVQFILSLSLHDIWFIKPRYE; translated from the coding sequence ATGCGAATTAAAACACAATTAAGGGGTTATATTTTAATTATTGCGTTACTTTTTGGAACACAAATTGTTAGAGCGCAAAGGACGGATGCTTTAGGAACATACACCCCATATTCGCTTTATGGAATTGGAGATCTTGAACAACAAGGCAACGCAATTAGCAAAGCGATGGGAGGCATAAGTGCCGGAGTTAGAGATTCCCGCTATATAAATTACGCCAACGTTGCCTCCATAACTCAGAGAGATACTCTCTCATTCCTGTTTGATTTTGGTCTTAAGTCTAACAACATATATAACAAAGACAGCAAAAATCATTCGGCTTACAATACATTTAGTATCAACAATTTTGCTTTTTCGGCACCTATTTATCATAAGTCCGCTCTTGTTGTAGGAATAACTCCTTTCAGCAATATTGGCTACAAATTTGAAACTACTGAGACAAATGATGCTCTGGTCGCAAAATACGGAGATATTAAATACAGAAAATATGGAGATGGCAGCATAACCCAAATTTTTGCGGGCGCCGCAATGAATTTCTTTAAAGATTTTTCTTTTGGACTTAAGGGGATTTACTATTTTGGAGACCTTGTTAATCACTCAGATATAGATTTTGGTTCTACCGGCAGCTTAAGAACGGCAGAGACCGGATGGGATTATCAAACAAATGGTTTTGCAGCTGAGGCCGGCTTGCAATATTTTAAGAAACTTAAGAAAGATTACACATTTACTGCTGGCGCTTCTTACAGATTCAAGAGCAGACTATCGGGGACAACAAAAAGATATGCATACGTTTACGACAGTTCTATAGCTGATACGGTTGTTAGTAACAAGTTTACAAAGCATATAACGGTTCCGGCAATTTTAACTGTCGGCGTCTCTTTGCGCAAGGGTGACAAGTGGATGGCAGGATTGGATTATCAAAGACAGGATTGGTCAAACACTTCTTTCAGCGCAACTCCGGGAGTTGATTTTACGCCGGTAACTGAAAATGTATTTAAAGCAGGATTTGAATATATTCCCAACAAGTATGATATACGTTACTATATGAAGCGCGTAACTTACAGAGCAGGACTTCATTATGAGAATACATATATAAAACTTAACGGGAAGCAAATAAATTCATACGGAATGTCCCTTGGAGTTTCATTCCCGGTATTTAGATTAAATAACTCCGTAAATTTCACAGTTGATTTTGGACAGCGGGGTTCTACAAAAAATAATTTGGTTAAAGAAAACTACGTGCAGTTTATCTTGAGTTTAAGTTTGCACGATATTTGGTTTATCAAACCTAGGTATGAATAA